A genomic window from Silene latifolia isolate original U9 population chromosome Y, ASM4854445v1, whole genome shotgun sequence includes:
- the LOC141630236 gene encoding uncharacterized protein LOC141630236, which translates to MWLIKHQRLLTLDRLKKMGLDVPTDCYLCGVEAETHMHLFRTCTFSKRCFQRLSSWLQIPVGILLDTDCILKIRRLSILVRQVILAAIVGVHYGVWQSSNIGRVEGYVTNPTHLVRLVQVDCRRRVAGEFKGSTINFDKTWCRDHGLI; encoded by the coding sequence ATGTGGCTTATTAAGCATCAGAGGCTGCTAACCCTGGACAGATTAAAGAAAATGGGTTTGGATGTGCCAACTGATTGTTATCTTTGTGGTGTGGAAGCAGAGACACACATGCATCTTTTCAGAACCTGCACTTTCAGTAAACGGTGCTTCCAGCGGCTATCATCCTGGCTACAAATTCCTGTAGGTATTCTCCTAGATACTGATTGCATTCTGAAGATTAGAAGGCTTTCTATATTGGTAAGGCAAGTTATATTGGCTGCAATTGTTGGGGTTCATTATGGAGTTTGGCAAAGTAGTAACATTGGAAGAGTTGAAGGTTATGTTACAAATCCTACTCATCTTGTGCGTTTGGTACAAGTTGATTGCAGACGAAGAGTTGCAGGCGAGTTTAAAGGATCTACGATAAATTTTGACAAGACCTGGTGTAGGGATCATGGTCTAATCTGA